A single Candidatus Limnocylindria bacterium DNA region contains:
- the nuoB gene encoding NADH-quinone oxidoreductase subunit NuoB: MLSLLRRRLRLATVTSRWPDVPAPLIDRAQPVFDPARCDLNGACARVCPVGAIVVDTRFALDRARCISCSRCIEVCPTGALAQGLTFAVPERTRSDLVEPRAAVATKGEELASRARHVLGRSLQVRHLDAGSCNGCDWEINATTNAVHDIQRFGIDFVASPRHADVLLVTGTVTRNLEIAARRTYDAMSAPRLVVAVGACAASGSPYPTGYASGEGAASILPVDVFIPGCPPRPEAIIEGLLLAVGRIVRAR, translated from the coding sequence ATGCTGTCGCTCCTTCGCCGCCGACTGCGTCTCGCGACGGTCACGTCGCGGTGGCCCGACGTGCCGGCACCATTGATCGACCGGGCGCAGCCGGTGTTCGACCCCGCGCGCTGCGATCTGAACGGTGCGTGCGCGCGGGTGTGCCCGGTCGGCGCGATCGTCGTCGACACGCGTTTCGCGCTTGACCGCGCAAGATGCATCTCGTGCAGCCGGTGCATCGAGGTCTGCCCTACCGGAGCGCTCGCGCAGGGCCTTACCTTCGCGGTCCCAGAGCGGACGCGGAGTGATCTCGTCGAGCCGCGCGCCGCTGTCGCCACAAAGGGGGAGGAGCTCGCGTCTCGCGCGCGCCACGTGCTGGGCCGCTCGCTGCAGGTGCGACATCTGGACGCCGGCTCGTGCAACGGCTGCGACTGGGAGATCAACGCGACGACCAACGCGGTGCACGACATCCAGCGTTTCGGCATCGACTTCGTCGCGTCGCCCCGGCACGCGGACGTGCTGTTGGTGACGGGAACCGTCACGCGTAACCTCGAGATCGCCGCGCGACGGACCTACGACGCGATGTCCGCGCCGCGCCTCGTTGTCGCGGTCGGCGCATGCGCGGCCAGCGGCTCGCCCTATCCGACCGGGTACGCCTCGGGCGAGGGCGCCGCGAGCATCTTGCCAGTGGACGTGTTCATTCCTGGCTGTCCGCCGCGCCCCGAAGCGATCATCGAGGGCCTGCTGC